The DNA region GGGTCGAATGCAGGGCGTAAAGTCGCAAGTGATTCAAGTGATGTTTCAGGACGAATAACCTCGTCGGTCAACACTTTTATCAAGGCACCTTTTGCATCGTGACCTTCGATTCCCCAAATCTCTTTGGCGAAACGACCTTCAACTGTAGCGGCATGGGCACGCTGATGAGAGCGTACTGCAAATGCATCTTGTTGTTCACGAGTTACACCATACATTTTACCTAACATTTCAGCGGTTAAGCCCATCATTCCAGATGCTCTTGCTACACGCTTTGACATGCCGGGATGGAAATCAACACCGTGGCTCATAGGTACGCTACCCATGTGCTCAACCCCACCAATAATGAAGGTGTCACCTTGGCCCGTCATAATTGCACGAGCCGCTTGGTGAAGAGCGTCCATTGATGAACCACATAAACGGTTTACGGTAACTGCACCTGCCGTTTTTGGAATACCAGCGATTAATGATGCATTACGCGCAATGTTAAAACCTTGTTCAAGGGTTTGCTGCACACAACCCCAAATAACATCTTCAATGTCGTTAGGATCTAGTTGTGGATTACGCACCATCAGAGCTTTCATTAATTCTGCAGACAATGTTTCTGCACGTACATTTCTAAATACCCCAGCCTTAGAACGGCCCATTGGGGTACGAATGCAGTCTACGATAACAGCTTGTTTCATGATTTAATTCCTTTCCCACTGATTAGGCTTGGTAGTAACTACCGTTGTTGGCTGCAAGTTCACGCATCGCATCGGTTACTTGATATAAACCACCAAGGTGTGCATATTTGTCTGCTAGGGCAACAAAGTTTGCTACGCCCATGGTGTCTAAGTAACGGAATACACCGCCACGGAATGGAGGGAAACCAATACCGTAAACTAGACCCATATCGCCTTCAGCAGGTGATGCAATAATGCCTTCTTCTAAACAACGAACTGTTTCGATGATCATCGGGATCATACAACGAGCGATGATGTCATCTGACTCGAATGCTTTTAATTCACCGAACTCAGCGCTTAATAATTCATAGCTTACTGGATCAATGTCTTTTTTCGGCTTACCACGACGGTCAACAGAATAAGCATAGAAACCTTTGGCATTCTTCTGGCCTAGACGCTTGTTTTCAAACATTATATCAATTGCGTCTTTGCCGTTTTTACCCATGCGATCAGGGAAGCCTTCTGCCATTACTGCTTGTGCATGATGACCGGTATCTAAACCAACTACGTCAAGTAAGTAAGCCGGACCCATTGGCCAGCCAAACTGTTTTTCCATGACTTTATCGACAGCCGCAAAATCAGCGCCTTCTGCGAGTAGACCACTAAAGCCTGCAAAGTATGGGAACAATACGCGGTTAACGAAGAAGCCCGGACAATCGTTTACTACAATTGGGGTTTTACCCATTTTGCTTGCATACGCAACAACGGTTGCAATGGTTTCTTCAGAGCTGCGCTCACCACGGATAATTTCAACTAATGGCATTTTGTGCACTGGATTAAAGAAGTGCATACCGCAGAAGCGTTCAGGTTTCTTAAGGCTTTTAGCCAATAAGTTGATTGAGATAGTTGAAGTGTTTGATGCAATAATGGCATCTTCAGATACATATTGTTCAACTTCAGCTAGCACTGTTGCTTTCACTTTTGGATGTTCAACAACCGCTTCTACTACAATATCGCTATTTTTAATGGCAGCATAATCGAGTGAAGGAGTGATGTGGTTGAGAACTTTTGCCATTTTTTCTGGCGTAGAACGTCCACGAGCTACTTGAACTGTCAGTATCTTCGCCGCTTCATTTAAACCTAAATCAAGTGCAGGTTGCGCGATGTCTTTCATCACGATTGGCGTGCCTTTACTTGCACTTTGGTATGCAATACCACCACCCATTATACCAGCACCCAATACAGCTGCTTGGTTAACATCGTGAGCCAATTTACCCGCTTTCTTTGCTTTAGCTTTAACGTACTGGTCATTTAAGAAAATACCAATTAATGCCTGGGCAACTTCTGTTTTAGCTAATTTAATGAAAGCCTGAGCTTCCACTTTTAATGCATCATCACGACCTAAACCTGCAGCTTGTTCAACAACATTCACAGCAGCCATAGGTGCTGGATAATGTTTGCCTGCAACAGAGAATACCATCCCCTTAGCGGTGCTAAAACACATCAAGGCTTCTAGTTTAGGTAGCATTAATGGTGATTGCTTTAGGGTACGACGAGCTTGCCAATCGATGCTGCCATCAAGTGCTTCTTTCAGCATTTGAATTGCTGAAGCTTCTAAATCTTCTGGAGCTACAACGGCATCAATAGCGCCAACTTTTAATGCGTCTGCTGGTCGTTGATCTTTACCTGAGGTAATCCACTCAAGTGCATTATCAGCGCCGATAATTCTAGGTAAACGCACTGTGCCACCGAAGCCAGGAA from Shewanella polaris includes:
- the fadA gene encoding acetyl-CoA C-acyltransferase FadA yields the protein MKQAVIVDCIRTPMGRSKAGVFRNVRAETLSAELMKALMVRNPQLDPNDIEDVIWGCVQQTLEQGFNIARNASLIAGIPKTAGAVTVNRLCGSSMDALHQAARAIMTGQGDTFIIGGVEHMGSVPMSHGVDFHPGMSKRVARASGMMGLTAEMLGKMYGVTREQQDAFAVRSHQRAHAATVEGRFAKEIWGIEGHDAKGALIKVLTDEVIRPETSLESLATLRPAFDPVNGTVTAGTSSALSDGASAMLVMEESKARALGLPIRARIRSMAVAGCDAAIMGYGPVPATQKALARAGLSVADLDLIELNEAFAAQSLPCVKDLGLQDVVDEKINLNGGAIALGHPLGCSGSRISTTLINLMEEKDATLGLATMCIGLGQGIATVFERV
- the fadB gene encoding fatty acid oxidation complex subunit alpha FadB, producing MIYQSPTIQVELLEDNIAKLCFNAQGSVNKFDRETLASLDAALDSIKQNTKVKALMLTSAKSTFIVGADITEFLSLFKQDDATLLTWVEQANAVFNKLEDLPFPTISAVNGFALGGGFETILATDLRVVDTNTRIGLPETKLGIIPGFGGTVRLPRIIGADNALEWITSGKDQRPADALKVGAIDAVVAPEDLEASAIQMLKEALDGSIDWQARRTLKQSPLMLPKLEALMCFSTAKGMVFSVAGKHYPAPMAAVNVVEQAAGLGRDDALKVEAQAFIKLAKTEVAQALIGIFLNDQYVKAKAKKAGKLAHDVNQAAVLGAGIMGGGIAYQSASKGTPIVMKDIAQPALDLGLNEAAKILTVQVARGRSTPEKMAKVLNHITPSLDYAAIKNSDIVVEAVVEHPKVKATVLAEVEQYVSEDAIIASNTSTISINLLAKSLKKPERFCGMHFFNPVHKMPLVEIIRGERSSEETIATVVAYASKMGKTPIVVNDCPGFFVNRVLFPYFAGFSGLLAEGADFAAVDKVMEKQFGWPMGPAYLLDVVGLDTGHHAQAVMAEGFPDRMGKNGKDAIDIMFENKRLGQKNAKGFYAYSVDRRGKPKKDIDPVSYELLSAEFGELKAFESDDIIARCMIPMIIETVRCLEEGIIASPAEGDMGLVYGIGFPPFRGGVFRYLDTMGVANFVALADKYAHLGGLYQVTDAMRELAANNGSYYQA